In Candida orthopsilosis Co 90-125, chromosome 4 draft sequence, a single genomic region encodes these proteins:
- a CDS encoding Ubc4 protein (S. cerevisiae homolog UBC4 has role in protein monoubiquitination, response to stress, protein polyubiquitination, ubiquitin-dependent protein catabolic process via the multivesicular body sorting pathway) yields the protein MSLKRINKELSDLGRDPPSSCSAGPVGDDLYHWQASIMGPPDSPYAGGVFFLSIHFPTDYPFKPPKIAFTTKIYHPNINSNGNICLDILKDQWSPALTISKVLLSICSLLTDANPDDPLVPEIAHIYKQDRKKYEATAKEWTKKYAV from the exons ATGTCATTAAAACGTATTAACAAAGAGTTATCAGACTTGGGAAG AGATCCACCATCATCATGCTCAGCCGGTCCAGTAGGTGATGATTTATACCACTGGCAAGCTTCTATAATGGGTCCACCAGACTCGCCATATGCTGGAggtgtattttttttaagTATCCATTTCCCAACAGATTATCCATTTAAACCACCAAAGATTGCATTCACCACCAAAATATATCATCCGAATATCAACTCCAATGGTAACATTTGTTTagatattttgaaagatcAATGGTCTCCAGCCTTAaccatttcaaaagttttattATCCATCTGTTCCTTATTGACTGATGCTAATCCAGATGATCCTTTGGTTCCGGAAATTGCTCACATTTATAAACAAGATAGAAAGAAATACGAAGCTACAGCCAAAGAGTGGACTAAGAAGTATGCTgtttga